One genomic segment of [Phormidium] sp. ETS-05 includes these proteins:
- a CDS encoding GTP-binding protein, protein MTKDKLPCDKRQEIHINRARSSIRQAMSWYSRLRRPAHQSGDVKQLAALMTQLERMGANLKKLEEPIIRIAAFGLVSRGKSAVVNALLGQKILPTGPIHGVTQWPRSVQWVPQLASGEKVNHLVVELIDTPGLDEVEGQARSQMAREVAAQADLILFVVAGDITRTEYEALVELRQAQKPIILAFNKIDLYPEQDRQAIYRQLQNLGGMGVQRLLSAQDIVMVAAEPAPVQVRVELPDGRVSYEWETPPPQIEELLLKILEIVTQEGLALIALNALTQVRDAEAKIANLTIQGRQTEAEKLIWQFARYKGLAVAVNPIAVLDLLGGVVTDLALIRALARLYGLPMTGYEAGKLWQQILFSGGGLLLSEILSGVMLGMGKSAAAVGGVTGDGAGFSAYAGAAITQATLAGYGTLRVGQAAQLYLENGCTWGSLGPDSVIRDILSQVDEDSACARLREDLQQQLQQLN, encoded by the coding sequence ATGACAAAGGACAAATTGCCTTGTGACAAAAGGCAAGAAATTCATATTAACCGGGCACGCTCGAGCATCCGGCAGGCCATGTCTTGGTATTCGCGGCTGCGGCGACCAGCGCATCAGTCTGGTGATGTGAAACAGTTGGCGGCGTTGATGACTCAGTTGGAGCGGATGGGGGCGAATTTAAAGAAGCTCGAGGAGCCGATAATTAGAATTGCGGCTTTTGGGTTGGTGAGCCGGGGTAAGTCGGCGGTGGTGAATGCTTTGCTGGGGCAGAAAATTTTGCCTACTGGTCCGATTCATGGGGTGACGCAATGGCCGCGATCGGTGCAGTGGGTGCCCCAATTGGCTTCGGGGGAGAAGGTGAATCACCTGGTAGTAGAGTTGATTGATACGCCAGGATTGGATGAGGTGGAGGGTCAGGCCCGATCGCAGATGGCGCGGGAAGTCGCCGCACAAGCCGACTTAATTTTATTTGTCGTGGCGGGAGATATCACCCGCACGGAATATGAGGCGTTGGTAGAATTACGCCAAGCGCAAAAACCGATAATTTTAGCTTTTAATAAAATCGACCTTTACCCGGAACAAGACCGCCAAGCAATTTATCGGCAGTTACAAAATCTGGGTGGGATGGGGGTGCAAAGGTTATTATCAGCTCAGGATATTGTGATGGTAGCGGCAGAACCGGCTCCGGTGCAAGTGCGAGTGGAATTGCCCGATGGGAGAGTCAGTTATGAATGGGAAACTCCACCGCCACAAATTGAGGAATTACTCTTAAAAATCCTGGAAATTGTGACCCAAGAGGGGTTAGCGCTAATTGCTCTTAATGCACTGACGCAAGTGCGCGATGCAGAAGCGAAAATCGCTAATCTGACGATTCAAGGACGGCAAACGGAAGCGGAAAAGCTGATTTGGCAGTTTGCTCGTTATAAAGGTTTGGCGGTGGCGGTTAATCCGATCGCCGTGTTAGATTTGCTGGGCGGGGTGGTGACAGATTTAGCCTTAATTCGCGCTTTGGCGCGGTTGTATGGGTTGCCCATGACGGGATATGAGGCGGGGAAATTGTGGCAACAGATTTTATTTAGTGGTGGGGGTTTGTTGTTGAGCGAGATTCTCAGCGGTGTGATGTTGGGAATGGGTAAAAGTGCGGCGGCGGTCGGGGGTGTGACGGGAGATGGTGCGGGTTTTTCCGCTTATGCTGGCGCCGCGATCACCCAAGCTACCCTCGCCGGTTATGGCACCCTCCGCGTCGGTCAAGCCGCCCAATTATACTTAGAAAATGGCTGTACTTGGGGTTCTCTCGGTCCTGATTCTGTAATTCGGGATATTCTCTCCCAAGTAGATGAAGATTCCGCCTGTGCCCGCCTCCGGGAAGATTTACAGCAGCAGCTACAACAATTAAATTAA
- a CDS encoding DUF697 domain-containing protein, whose amino-acid sequence MAIKLRKPILIGGIGLSLSLWLLDSLGDSLAQVGEVGVVGAIAAGAGIWWLGKRTPSIPTATPQPPTDRETVVKAIAAAAITVSTLTTVAPDHPETEKLRGLLANLRPDMDREQLRITITGGKGVGKTALRQLLADVGGPINATWTETPALFTDFVGERPSTQPTNPLLPEGIVGERPSTQPTNLLLPEGIVESDLVIFVITGDLTKPEYEALQQLSAGSVKTLVVWNKYDQYSEAQKPVVWQQVRSWLEGTIDPQNLLVISAAPQKLKVRQHQTDGSIQESIEQPAPDISQLTERLSHILATEKQNLILGSTWRTARNLHQRSQTTLNAIRREIALPIIERYQWIAAGAAFANPVPALDLLATGAITGQLVLDLGSIYQQKLSLAQGQTVAATLAEQMVKLGLVELSTQTITAILKSNSITYIAGGVVQGISAAYLTRLAGLSLIECFQAGDAGAQISGGNLELLSQAIKQVFEQNRRLDFLQSFVPKALGRLIPIDN is encoded by the coding sequence ATGGCGATAAAATTGCGCAAACCGATTTTAATCGGCGGAATAGGTCTATCCCTGAGCCTGTGGCTGTTGGATAGTTTGGGAGATTCTTTGGCACAGGTGGGAGAAGTGGGGGTAGTAGGGGCGATCGCCGCTGGTGCAGGTATCTGGTGGCTGGGGAAGCGGACTCCCTCCATTCCCACCGCGACGCCACAACCCCCCACAGACAGAGAAACCGTGGTTAAAGCGATCGCGGCTGCAGCAATTACCGTCAGCACCTTAACCACAGTGGCCCCAGACCACCCGGAAACCGAAAAGTTGCGCGGTCTATTGGCCAATCTGCGCCCAGACATGGACCGGGAGCAACTGCGCATCACCATCACTGGCGGTAAAGGAGTGGGTAAAACGGCTCTGCGGCAACTTTTGGCAGATGTTGGCGGGCCAATCAATGCGACTTGGACCGAAACCCCAGCCTTATTTACTGACTTTGTTGGGGAACGTCCCTCAACCCAACCGACAAATCCACTCTTACCAGAGGGGATAGTTGGGGAACGTCCCTCAACCCAACCGACAAATCTACTCTTACCAGAGGGGATAGTAGAATCCGATTTAGTGATTTTTGTCATCACCGGAGACTTGACAAAACCGGAATATGAAGCCCTGCAGCAGTTGTCTGCTGGGTCGGTTAAAACTCTAGTGGTGTGGAACAAGTATGACCAATATTCTGAAGCGCAAAAACCCGTAGTTTGGCAACAGGTGCGCAGTTGGCTAGAAGGGACGATCGACCCGCAAAATCTCCTAGTCATTAGCGCCGCTCCCCAAAAACTGAAAGTTCGCCAACATCAAACCGACGGTTCTATACAGGAAAGCATAGAACAACCCGCCCCAGATATTAGCCAGCTAACAGAACGCCTCAGCCATATCCTCGCCACAGAAAAGCAGAACCTAATTTTAGGCAGTACCTGGCGTACTGCTCGGAACTTACATCAGCGCAGCCAAACCACCTTAAACGCCATCCGCCGAGAAATCGCCCTCCCCATCATTGAGCGCTATCAGTGGATAGCCGCTGGGGCAGCTTTTGCTAACCCGGTTCCAGCTTTAGACCTCCTAGCCACTGGTGCGATTACTGGACAATTAGTTTTAGATTTGGGTAGTATCTACCAGCAAAAATTATCTCTGGCGCAAGGTCAAACCGTGGCGGCGACTCTCGCCGAACAAATGGTGAAACTGGGTTTAGTGGAATTATCCACGCAAACCATCACCGCTATCCTCAAAAGCAACAGTATTACCTACATTGCTGGGGGTGTGGTGCAGGGTATCAGCGCCGCCTACTTGACGCGGTTGGCGGGTTTGAGCTTGATTGAATGTTTTCAAGCCGGGGATGCTGGCGCCCAAATATCCGGGGGGAATTTGGAGTTACTTAGTCAGGCGATTAAACAGGTATTTGAGCAAAATCGGCGGTTGGATTTCCTGCAGTCTTTTGTCCCTAAAGCCTTGGGTCGTCTGATCCCAATTGATAATTGA
- a CDS encoding asparaginase: MAKKTQSAAIEVQLLREGIIESKHTVQAVVCDNRGRLMCAAGNPETASFVRSSLKPFQALAVTSTGTLDRYELSDRDLAIICSSHKGNIEQARQVFNILWRADVDPSALQCPTPKGKQSGLQHGCSGKHAGMLAVSKQCNWPLNTYLQRTHPVQRLILGKVAELLRMPAEEFIGARDDCGAPTYLLQLAQMASLYARLASGDNVDMERIVRAMTYHPHLVAGEGEFDTELMRLTAGELVSKSGAEGIQCIGRVGEGLGLAIKVMDGAKRAKSAVAIHLLKQMGWIAPSIAETLSEKFITITEFNRLDVVGDMFMC; encoded by the coding sequence ATGGCAAAAAAAACTCAATCCGCAGCGATAGAAGTCCAACTGTTGCGCGAAGGCATTATCGAATCTAAGCATACCGTGCAAGCGGTGGTGTGCGACAACCGTGGCCGCCTGATGTGTGCTGCTGGCAACCCGGAAACCGCATCTTTCGTGCGCTCTTCCCTCAAACCTTTCCAAGCTCTGGCCGTCACCAGTACGGGTACTCTCGATCGCTACGAATTGAGCGATCGGGATTTAGCGATTATTTGTAGCTCCCACAAGGGCAACATCGAGCAAGCTCGTCAGGTATTCAATATCCTGTGGCGCGCCGATGTGGACCCCTCAGCCCTCCAGTGCCCCACTCCTAAAGGCAAGCAAAGTGGGCTACAACACGGCTGCTCTGGTAAGCATGCGGGGATGTTGGCCGTTTCCAAGCAATGCAACTGGCCCCTAAATACCTATTTACAGCGCACTCACCCGGTGCAGCGCCTGATTTTGGGCAAGGTGGCGGAATTACTGCGGATGCCTGCTGAAGAGTTTATCGGCGCTCGCGATGACTGTGGCGCCCCTACCTATTTATTGCAGCTCGCTCAAATGGCCAGTTTGTACGCCCGATTGGCTTCGGGTGACAATGTGGATATGGAGCGCATCGTCCGCGCTATGACTTACCATCCGCATCTGGTGGCGGGAGAAGGGGAATTCGATACGGAATTGATGCGCCTGACAGCGGGTGAACTGGTGAGTAAATCTGGCGCTGAGGGCATTCAGTGCATTGGTCGGGTGGGTGAAGGTCTGGGTTTGGCGATTAAGGTGATGGATGGGGCAAAGCGTGCTAAGTCCGCTGTGGCTATCCATTTGCTCAAACAAATGGGCTGGATTGCACCCTCGATCGCCGAAACCCTCTCGGAAAAATTCATCACGATCACCGAATTCAACCGCCTGGATGTGGTCGGCGATATGTTTATGTGCTAG
- a CDS encoding CGLD27 family protein has protein sequence MRDASGCPVPTEQQPINEYLQLKESWFFSWATRNWWGYLRPMVVIWCLSWLVTGPIAAASFPLGKYPLQFALSGSGGACLFLALVVLKLYLGWEYVLDRLARPTVFYEESGWYDGCSWTKTPEILQRDQLIVTYQIQPIRRRLRLTLGGILLVLLAGGIGWYFL, from the coding sequence ATTAGGGACGCTTCTGGTTGCCCAGTACCCACTGAGCAGCAACCTATCAATGAGTACCTCCAACTAAAAGAATCCTGGTTTTTTAGCTGGGCAACCCGGAACTGGTGGGGGTATCTGCGGCCAATGGTGGTAATTTGGTGCCTGAGCTGGCTAGTCACCGGCCCGATCGCCGCTGCCAGTTTTCCACTAGGAAAATATCCGCTCCAGTTTGCCCTCAGTGGTAGTGGTGGGGCTTGTTTGTTCCTGGCATTGGTGGTGCTAAAACTCTACCTCGGCTGGGAGTATGTACTCGATCGCCTCGCCCGTCCTACCGTATTCTATGAAGAATCTGGGTGGTATGATGGCTGCTCCTGGACGAAAACCCCGGAAATCCTCCAGCGGGACCAGCTCATCGTCACCTATCAAATTCAGCCCATCCGTCGCCGCCTTCGCCTCACTTTGGGAGGAATCCTCCTGGTGTTGCTCGCCGGTGGTATCGGTTGGTATTTCCTATAA
- the rsfS gene encoding ribosome silencing factor, translating to MVEKSEKLNGHQAITRKQAGSGKGDVNDSRKLAETIALAADDRKGGDIVVIRVADVSYLADYFVIVTGFSKAQVRAIAQAIEAKVESEFHRLPLRQEGQNSGTWWVQDYGDAIVHILTPKEREYYNLEAFWSHAERISYANTPGPTLIARPSEGAPHS from the coding sequence ATGGTAGAAAAATCAGAAAAGTTGAATGGGCATCAGGCCATAACCCGGAAGCAAGCAGGGAGCGGCAAAGGCGATGTCAATGACAGTAGAAAGCTGGCAGAGACGATCGCTTTGGCGGCGGATGACCGCAAAGGCGGTGATATTGTGGTGATTCGGGTGGCAGATGTATCTTACCTGGCGGACTACTTTGTGATTGTCACCGGGTTTTCTAAGGCCCAGGTCAGAGCCATCGCCCAAGCGATCGAAGCGAAAGTAGAGAGCGAGTTTCACCGCCTGCCACTGCGCCAAGAAGGGCAAAACAGCGGTACTTGGTGGGTTCAGGATTATGGCGATGCGATCGTCCATATTCTCACCCCCAAGGAACGGGAGTATTACAATCTCGAGGCGTTCTGGAGTCACGCCGAACGGATTTCTTACGCCAATACGCCTGGTCCGACCTTAATCGCCCGTCCCTCTGAAGGGGCACCACATTCATAG
- a CDS encoding tetratricopeptide repeat protein, with product MLRLLWQRVKRIVQLLWQHLRGWLHPEPNPSFEAPPLADSDVEYLFETLLSGVSNGWNQSQVLQWLRKQEYRITESQWLAWLDRYRLSYTPTPEMQQRLLRLGQLGCGQISQIAAELANIEPIRDRSEPFRREDGSSLAVTISPANTLPLNYPNSFVSLPEDALISGEEEQQYLDFLAELQGAIKQDPDNYQLWSALGELMGILERDEEALAAFDRAVAIEPTIASTWYNRGNALYNMSRYGEAVTSYTKALELQPDYPEAEINRRSAQTLAMP from the coding sequence ATGCTCCGGCTTCTTTGGCAGCGTGTCAAGCGCATCGTGCAACTATTGTGGCAGCACCTGCGTGGATGGCTGCATCCAGAACCAAACCCCAGTTTCGAGGCCCCGCCATTGGCCGACTCAGATGTAGAATACCTTTTTGAAACACTTCTTTCTGGGGTGAGCAATGGTTGGAACCAGTCCCAAGTCTTGCAGTGGCTGCGGAAACAGGAATATCGCATCACCGAAAGCCAGTGGCTCGCTTGGCTCGATCGCTATCGCCTCTCCTACACCCCCACCCCAGAAATGCAGCAACGCCTGCTCCGCCTTGGTCAGCTTGGCTGTGGTCAGATTTCCCAAATTGCTGCTGAATTGGCTAATATCGAACCGATTCGCGATCGTTCTGAACCATTCCGCCGCGAGGACGGTTCTAGCTTAGCCGTCACCATCTCACCTGCCAACACCCTTCCCCTCAATTACCCTAACTCCTTCGTGTCATTGCCAGAAGATGCGCTGATTTCAGGGGAGGAAGAACAACAATATCTGGATTTCCTCGCTGAGCTGCAAGGTGCCATCAAACAGGACCCGGATAACTATCAACTTTGGTCCGCTCTTGGCGAGTTGATGGGCATCTTGGAACGAGACGAGGAGGCCCTCGCGGCATTCGATCGGGCTGTTGCCATCGAACCGACGATCGCCTCCACCTGGTACAACCGAGGCAATGCCCTCTACAATATGAGCCGCTATGGTGAAGCCGTCACATCCTACACCAAAGCATTAGAACTGCAACCGGACTACCCCGAAGCTGAAATCAACCGCCGCAGTGCCCAAACTCTAGCGATGCCATAA
- the rnhA gene encoding ribonuclease HI — MSNYDKIIQIYTDGACSGNPGNGGWGVVVCYDDGTIEELGGTERETTNNRMEMQAAIAALEFFRTRAQTEPITLLTDSEYLEKGITQWIHGWKKKGWKTASGNPVLNQDLWQQLDALNSVKVKWQHVKAHAGNTYNERCDTIARAFSLGKMPKLQQNSARFAVSAANTVEYSQNSEIMAANSDMDINAHAPGDALDTLPRETRVNQLQNLIETLHIADEIATKGYLITSSELADLMDVNASAVTSRGDHWPWRNWIVSRVRREGNQILWQLERVDLISATESEEY; from the coding sequence ATGTCTAACTATGATAAAATTATTCAAATATACACCGACGGTGCCTGTTCAGGAAATCCGGGGAATGGTGGTTGGGGGGTGGTAGTTTGCTATGATGACGGAACCATAGAAGAGCTGGGAGGAACGGAACGAGAAACGACGAACAACCGGATGGAGATGCAAGCGGCGATCGCCGCACTGGAGTTTTTCCGCACCAGGGCACAAACAGAACCGATTACCCTGCTCACCGACAGCGAATACCTGGAAAAAGGTATCACCCAGTGGATTCATGGATGGAAAAAGAAAGGTTGGAAGACCGCCAGCGGCAACCCAGTGCTAAACCAAGACCTGTGGCAGCAACTAGACGCCCTCAACAGTGTTAAGGTAAAATGGCAGCACGTAAAAGCCCACGCAGGCAATACATACAACGAAAGGTGTGATACAATTGCCCGCGCCTTTTCTCTGGGAAAAATGCCCAAATTACAACAAAATTCAGCCCGGTTCGCAGTCAGCGCGGCGAACACTGTAGAATATTCCCAAAACAGTGAAATTATGGCAGCCAATTCTGATATGGATATCAATGCCCACGCTCCAGGTGATGCTCTCGATACCTTGCCGAGAGAAACCAGGGTGAATCAATTGCAAAACTTGATAGAAACCCTGCACATTGCCGATGAAATCGCCACTAAAGGCTATTTGATCACCAGTTCCGAACTGGCGGACTTGATGGATGTCAACGCTAGTGCTGTCACCAGTCGGGGCGACCACTGGCCTTGGCGCAACTGGATTGTATCGCGGGTGCGGCGGGAAGGCAACCAAATCTTGTGGCAGTTGGAAAGAGTGGATTTAATCAGCGCCACAGAGAGCGAAGAGTATTGA
- the cruG gene encoding 2'-O-glycosyltransferase CruG: MFNELALGLLLFQVPFSIILLSRLIKGPSRRPPLEPQPATPDQLGTISIVVPTLNEAQRLGPCLAGLTKQSYEVREMIVVDSRSTDGTPDLVRQAAAKDPRFRLIEDDPLPPGWVGRPWALQAGFLHSSAASEWILGIDADTYPHPALAATVARSAAAGYDLVSLSPQFILKTPGEMWLQPSLLMTLVYRFGPTGTNPGNERVMANGQCFLCRRSVLEAVGGYTVARESFCDDVTLARHIAQRGYKVGFWDGAKLVRVRMYEGAAETWREWGRSLDLQDASSPAQLWGDLCLLLAVQGLPLPMAVILLLSLGAFGGSAPFMQVALGLNLFLVAVRFALNWAIVPSYQLPSFPASWSFWLSPLADSLAWVRILLSTIRRPTQWRGRQYELKTKN; the protein is encoded by the coding sequence ATGTTTAATGAATTGGCCCTGGGGCTGCTATTGTTTCAGGTGCCATTTTCCATAATTCTCCTGTCGCGGTTGATAAAAGGACCCTCCCGGCGTCCGCCCCTGGAACCGCAACCGGCGACCCCAGACCAATTGGGCACCATCAGCATTGTGGTGCCCACCCTGAATGAGGCGCAGCGCCTCGGTCCATGTTTGGCGGGTCTGACGAAACAAAGCTATGAAGTGCGGGAAATGATTGTGGTGGATAGTCGCTCTACTGACGGTACACCGGATTTGGTGCGACAAGCCGCCGCAAAAGACCCCCGTTTCCGTTTGATAGAGGATGACCCTTTGCCGCCGGGATGGGTGGGGCGTCCTTGGGCCTTGCAGGCGGGGTTTTTGCACAGCAGTGCGGCGAGTGAGTGGATTTTGGGGATTGATGCGGATACTTATCCCCATCCGGCTCTGGCTGCTACTGTTGCTCGATCGGCTGCGGCTGGATATGATTTGGTGTCTCTATCGCCCCAATTTATCCTCAAAACTCCGGGGGAAATGTGGCTGCAACCTTCTTTATTAATGACTTTGGTTTACCGCTTCGGTCCGACGGGGACAAACCCTGGTAATGAAAGGGTGATGGCCAATGGCCAATGTTTTCTCTGTCGCCGATCGGTTTTGGAGGCAGTGGGTGGTTACACCGTTGCCCGTGAGTCCTTTTGTGATGACGTGACGTTAGCCCGCCATATAGCCCAGCGGGGTTATAAAGTCGGCTTTTGGGATGGGGCGAAGCTGGTAAGAGTGCGGATGTATGAGGGAGCCGCCGAAACCTGGCGGGAGTGGGGGCGCAGTCTGGACCTTCAAGATGCTTCCTCTCCCGCCCAGCTTTGGGGCGATTTGTGCTTGCTGCTGGCGGTTCAGGGGTTGCCCCTACCGATGGCAGTGATTTTGCTCCTGTCTCTAGGGGCGTTTGGTGGGTCTGCACCATTTATGCAGGTGGCGTTGGGGTTGAACTTGTTTTTGGTGGCGGTGCGGTTTGCCCTGAATTGGGCGATCGTCCCCTCCTACCAACTCCCCAGCTTTCCCGCCTCTTGGAGCTTCTGGCTATCCCCCCTCGCCGACTCCCTCGCTTGGGTGAGAATATTGCTCTCTACCATCCGCCGCCCCACCCAGTGGCGAGGACGCCAGTATGAGTTAAAAACCAAGAACTGA
- the cruF gene encoding gamma-carotene 1'-hydroxylase CruF gives MKQLVTAQRGFLIAHIVSMAFGLAGLLLVVPNADTIVSLSPFGQQIFQVSMANGGVAYILFGAAAVSIYAGRLLGVRQWLAFMVPAVFLSLGSELLGTSTGFPFGHYQYLSGLGYKISGLVPFTIPLSWFYLGFVSYLLARNGLETTKLPAWGRHLGAIVLGALLLTSWDFVLDPAMSQTDIPFWEWLQPGAFFGMPYQNFAGWMGTGALFMTVAALLWPKQPLAMTRGEMGFPLVVYASNFIFSAVMSLAAGLWIPVLLGIVLGMGPAIILWNMASPAPATEMPLDEEAATPHPKASSGLAS, from the coding sequence ATGAAGCAACTTGTAACAGCCCAACGGGGTTTCCTGATCGCCCACATTGTCTCAATGGCCTTTGGATTGGCAGGGCTACTGTTGGTGGTCCCAAATGCGGACACGATCGTGAGTCTATCCCCCTTCGGACAGCAAATCTTTCAGGTAAGCATGGCTAACGGGGGTGTCGCGTATATCCTGTTTGGCGCTGCCGCCGTATCCATCTACGCCGGAAGGCTTTTGGGAGTGCGGCAGTGGCTCGCCTTCATGGTGCCAGCGGTGTTTTTATCCTTGGGTAGCGAACTGCTCGGAACCAGTACCGGCTTTCCCTTCGGTCACTACCAATACCTGAGCGGCTTGGGCTATAAAATCTCCGGTTTGGTGCCCTTCACCATTCCCCTGTCTTGGTTTTATCTTGGTTTTGTCTCCTACCTTCTGGCTCGAAACGGGTTGGAAACCACCAAGCTACCAGCTTGGGGCCGACACCTAGGCGCGATTGTTCTCGGAGCCTTACTGCTGACTTCCTGGGACTTCGTTCTCGACCCGGCGATGAGCCAGACCGATATTCCCTTCTGGGAGTGGCTGCAACCGGGAGCCTTCTTTGGTATGCCCTACCAAAACTTTGCTGGTTGGATGGGTACTGGCGCCCTATTTATGACTGTGGCAGCTCTACTCTGGCCAAAACAACCTCTAGCCATGACCCGAGGGGAAATGGGTTTCCCTCTGGTGGTTTATGCCAGCAACTTCATTTTTTCTGCCGTAATGAGCTTGGCGGCTGGCCTTTGGATTCCTGTGCTGCTGGGGATTGTTTTAGGCATGGGACCGGCAATAATTCTCTGGAATATGGCATCTCCCGCACCAGCCACCGAGATGCCGTTAGACGAAGAAGCTGCTACTCCCCACCCCAAAGCCTCGTCCGGGCTGGCATCTTAG